CAGGGCATGACCAACAAGGAAATTGCGGCTCAACTGGGCATCAGCGAGTATACCGTCAAAGAACACTTCAAGCGGATTATGTTGAAAACCGGCGCGACCACCCGCACCGGCGTCCTTGTACGGGTGCTGGGTCACGCACGAGTGTCGATGACGCAAGAAAAGGGGCGTGCATTCGTGAGCGGAGCCAACGGCAGCGCGAAATCGACTCTTCCTAGCAGTTAAGCCCAGAGTTTGTTGTGGGGGTCGTAAAAAGGGGTCGTCGTAAAAAGGGTCGTAAAAAGGGGTCGGGAGTCATTTCTCAAGAGCCTTGGGCCGGCCGCATGGCCGGAGCGTGGATTCCAGGCCTAATCGCTTCGCGGTCCGCGCGACCCAGGCCTCCGTCCCGAACGGCCGTCCTCGCTGCACGTTTGTCCGCAGCGCTTCGAGTTCCGTCGCCGTCTCCGCCTGATTCACGCATGCGACCCAGTTCTGAGGTCGCTCCACCGGCCACAGAAACGCGGCCAGCTTCGGATCCCCTTGCGTCCGCCGCCACAGACTCGACCACGGCCAGTCCTCCGCCCGCGTGACCAGCTTCGCCCGCCGGGCATTGCTCTCCACATAGCGTGCGACCGTCAGGAAATGCGCGTCGGTCTGCACCGGAAAGGACTTGAAGCGGCCCTGATACACCGGACCTGTCCCAGCGGTATTCCGAGGCGCATGCCAGCGCCGGGTATGCGTAACCGTAATCCACCGCACGATCTCCGATAGTTCGCCATCCTGCCGAGGCCAGAGCAGCAGATGCCAGTGTTCGGCATCAGACAATAGGCGGCAATCCGAAGGCGAGTCTGCGTGTGGGCTTCCTGCAAGATCTTCTCGAACGCAGCGTAGTCGGCCGGCTTCTCAAACAGCGGCAAACGTCCCACACGCCGGTTCAGCACGTGATAGGCAAGGCCACCGGTGGCGATGCGCGGGCGGCGAGGCATACGCCCTCGTAGTCCAACCCTAGCAGCGTGTCAAGAAAAGACTCCCGACCCCTTTAGTCCTTCGCGCCGTTATCCGCTTTCAGATTGACATGTGCCCCTCTTGCGATCAGCAATTCAGCAGCATCGAGTCGATTCGCCAACACAGCCAGCATGAGAGCCGTTACCCCATCGCTGGCTCTTGCGTTGATATCAGCCCCGTTATCTAAGAGTTCACTAACTACTGCAGCGGAAAAAAACCTTGAACTGCAGGCTCCCATCAAAGCGGTCCCACCATTTTGGTTCTTAGCATTGACATCCGCTCCCTTCGACAAAAGAGCGCGTACCGTGTCAAGCCGACCATGACTGGCGGCAAACATCAGCGCTGTTTCTCCATATTCGCCCCTTAAGTTAATGTCCACTCCCTGATCGAGGTATCGAGTCACTTTGTTGGTTTGTCCGTTGCGGGCCGCGTTCAGGAATGGATCACTGGGCAAGTAACCAGAGGTGCAGGCAGAAAGAACCAGCGCGAAGGCAAAGGCCTGCATTCTCATGTGCAACCCTACTGTATGCGTGTTTTGAATCATCCTATAATGCTGATGTGCAGTGTCAGGCATTTCACATTGAAGCCACCCATGCAATGGTGTACAAGCAACATGGATGTTCATCGTGTGTCTGTCGCCATGCAAGGGTGGTTTCTTCTATCCCGATGGGCTCTCTGGCCTCAGGGTAACCCGGTTCCACAGTTAAGACCTCCCTCCAATGGCACAGTGCAATGGCCTTTCACTCCTTTTCGCAGTTGTTTTTCAACCTCGGCTCCCACAAATCGTGAGAGAGTTCCTTGTGTCAGTTCAAGGCCTGATCCGACGGCTAAAGCCGAAGTCTCAGCAAACGCAAGGACACCGTTCGCTGCAAATATCCCTAGTAACCTATGTGATCTTGCGTCAACGGCTGGATGTAAACCTGGCAAAGCGAAATCTCGGAAATGATACTCCGCACCGGCCAGCACAGTGCCCAGCGCAGCTCCAATGGCTGCCCCCCGGTAGCTACCTGTCAGGATTGCCTCCCAATCTCCTGCCCCGCTAGCATACCCTGTCGTGGCCCCGCTGGCCACACCCACACCCGCGCCAGCCAGCGCGTGGGCACCGACAAAGGCCCCGAGATCAAGGAGATATTCTGCCGACCAGGCGAACTTGCCCAACGTCGATACAGGAAACGCCCACGAGGTGTAGCCGGCTGCCCCGCCGGCCAGGCCGCCGGCCGCGACGCCAAAGAGGACTCCCTGACTGATGTCCCCGCCAGATCGGGCTGCGCTGTACCCACCGAATCCGCCCGTGATCACTTCGCCCACCAACGCGCCCTTGGCGGCCGCGACGACGCCCGGCGAACAGGCTGGACAGGCAAACGCGACTGCTGTGGTGGCGGCAATGATCTCTCCCGCCAACACATAGCGACCGGTCCGGGACTGAGTCAGGATGGCCGTGCCCGCGAGAGGCCCTACATAGGGCACTCCAAACTGAATGGCCACCCCCACAATGGCTGTCCCCACATCGCCGAAGGCCCGGCGGAAGAACTTCCCAAAGTTCAGCCTGAAGTGCCCCGTCGGATCGGTGTAGCGGAGGGGATTGTTCCCGGCGTAGGTGTAGCGATTGAGGTCCTGCGGGTCGCGGGGATTCGGGACGAGCGTGTCTGCTGAGATGAACCGGCCGAGCGTTGGATCGTAATAGCGGGCTTCGTAGAAGTACAGCCCGGTCTCATCCAACTCCTTCCCCGTGTACTTGTAGGGGACATTGACAGCCGGATTGTTCGGGCTTGTGTTCGACCGTGTAGCGCCATACGGGTAATAGGTGACCGCCTGGACCTGGGCGCCGGTGCTGTCGGTGATGACGCTGCTGGAGCCGAGATGGTCTGGATGCCAGTAGTGGACGGCGCCGTTGCTCGCCACCGTCGCAATGCGTTGGTTCCCCGCAAAGATAAACCGCGTGCAGCTCGTGTTCTCGCACTCGTAGAGCTTGCCGATGTAGCGGATCGTGGTCGTGCCCACGATCTTCTTTACTCGCCCACCATCGCCATCGTAGACGAACTGGGTCGTTTGCCCAACGCTGGTGATGCTCGTCGGCTTGTTCTCGAAGTTGTAGCTGATCGTCCGCCCGCCGCCGCTGGTGAGATTGCCGTTGGCGTCGTAGGTGTAGGTTGTCCCTTGGGAGCAGTTCGTTACCCCGGTCCCCGTGGCGCACACGGCATGCGGGCGTACGCTGCTCGCGCCTGAAGCCGGATACCGGTAGTCACCCACCTGGGAATTGAAGATGAGATTGCCGATCTGATCGTAGTCATACGAGAGCGTGGCCGTGGCTCCGCCGCTGCCGTAGAGCCCAGTGGCCAGGATGAGCCGATCGAGTACGTCATAGCTGAAGTCCTGATTGCCATGGACGGCATCCACGATTGTCTGGACGTTCCCGCCCGGATAGAACAGATAGCGCAGATCCTGATAGGCTGGGTCAGTGCCTTTCTGGGTCTTGGTCGTGCAGGGCCGGAAATTCTGTTGCGGGCAGGTGCTGTTCCCGCTGTTCGCATAGGTGTACGTGGTCACGACGCCGTTGCCAAAGGTGGCCGTGCCGGGCTGGCCCAGCGGGTTGTAGCCCGCATAAGTCACGTAGGTCGTCGTGCCGTCGCCCGGCTTGTCCTTGATCTGGTCGAGCCAAGGCCCGGCATAGAGGTACTCGACCGTCTTCGCCGGACTCGTGGGATACTTGACACTTGTCAGCCGTCCCAGCCCGTCATAGGTGCTTTCGGTAATGTAGGTGGTGCTGTCGAGGGTTTTGTCCGTGCGGGTGATCCGCCCGAGCGGGTCGTAGCGGAACTCGACGATCCCTGAGGCATCCTGCACTTTCTGCAGTCGGCCTTTCCGGTTGTCGGTCGTCCCGTCGTAGGTATAGACCACGTCGCCGCTGCCGAGCGTCTTCTGGGTCGCATAGTCCTTCTGCCGTCGGCGATTGAGTTCATCGTATTGGAACAAGAGCATTTGGCCTTTGGCATCCGTCTGCTTGGTGAGATTGCCCGCCGCATCGTACTCGTAGGTCCAGTTCCCCATATCGGGGTCATGCATGAAGGTCTTGCGGGCGAGCGTGTCGTACTGCATCTCGCTCTGATTGCCCTTGGCATCGGTGACGAACCGCAGGTTGCCCAGCACGTCATACTGATAGGTCGTCGTGGCGTAGGGCGTGCCGATGCTTGTGTCGCAGGTGGTGAACGTCGTGTTGTATTCGTCGATCCTGATGACCCGTCCATAGGCATCCTTGGTCTCCCGCTTCCGGTCCCCATCCGGCTCCAGACTGACCGTGATCCAGTCGCTGTGACAGCTCTTGCTGGTCGTGCCGTCGGGATGCGTCACCTGCAGCACCCGGCCCAGTGGATCATAGGTCAGCGTGCGCCAACTGGGGCTCCCGCCGGTGAAGTAGGGGAGGCTCATCTTCCACACCGCCCCGCGGGTGTCGTACTGGGTGTCCACGATGATCTTGGGCCCCGCTCCGCCGCCCGGCCCCGTGCGGTGCTTGCTGATGGTCCGCCCCAGGCCATCGAAGAAAGTCCAAGATGAGAGGCTGAGGGAATTCGTGGTGTAGACGTGTTGCTTCGTCGCCGGGTCGGTGCCGATCCCTTGGCCCCAGTTCACATAGGCGAGCGTAGTGGTAAAGATGCCGGTGGCGGTGGGCTGGGTTACTTCGGTCTTGCGGCCCAACGCATCGTACTTGGTCGTGACGGTCTGGTTGTTGGCATCGGTGACACTCTTGACCTGGCCATACAGGCCGAAGTCCGTCGCCACCCCATTGACGCCGTAGTAGGCCGTCGTGGTCACGTGCCCGAGGGGGTTGGTCACGGTCAGGGGGAAGGTGTTGGTGTCGGTATCGTAGGTGATCGTCGTCGTGTTCCCCCGTGTCAACTTTCATCTGAAAAGGGAC
The sequence above is a segment of the Nitrospirota bacterium genome. Coding sequences within it:
- a CDS encoding ankyrin repeat domain-containing protein, whose product is MRMQAFAFALVLSACTSGYLPSDPFLNAARNGQTNKVTRYLDQGVDINLRGEYGETALMFAASHGRLDTVRALLSKGADVNAKNQNGGTALMGACSSRFFSAAVVSELLDNGADINARASDGVTALMLAVLANRLDAAELLIARGAHVNLKADNGAKD
- a CDS encoding RHS repeat-associated core domain-containing protein, translated to MTRGNTTTITYDTDTNTFPLTVTNPLGHVTTTAYYGVNGVATDFGLYGQVKSVTDANNQTVTTKYDALGRKTEVTQPTATGIFTTTLAYVNWGQGIGTDPATKQHVYTTNSLSLSSWTFFDGLGRTISKHRTGPGGGAGPKIIVDTQYDTRGAVWKMSLPYFTGGSPSWRTLTYDPLGRVLQVTHPDGTTSKSCHSDWITVSLEPDGDRKRETKDAYGRVIRIDEYNTTFTTCDTSIGTPYATTTYQYDVLGNLRFVTDAKGNQSEMQYDTLARKTFMHDPDMGNWTYEYDAAGNLTKQTDAKGQMLLFQYDELNRRRQKDYATQKTLGSGDVVYTYDGTTDNRKGRLQKVQDASGIVEFRYDPLGRITRTDKTLDSTTYITESTYDGLGRLTSVKYPTSPAKTVEYLYAGPWLDQIKDKPGDGTTTYVTYAGYNPLGQPGTATFGNGVVTTYTYANSGNSTCPQQNFRPCTTKTQKGTDPAYQDLRYLFYPGGNVQTIVDAVHGNQDFSYDVLDRLILATGLYGSGGATATLSYDYDQIGNLIFNSQVGDYRYPASGASSVRPHAVCATGTGVTNCSQGTTYTYDANGNLTSGGGRTISYNFENKPTSITSVGQTTQFVYDGDGGRVKKIVGTTTIRYIGKLYECENTSCTRFIFAGNQRIATVASNGAVHYWHPDHLGSSSVITDSTGAQVQAVTYYPYGATRSNTSPNNPAVNVPYKYTGKELDETGLYFYEARYYDPTLGRFISADTLVPNPRDPQDLNRYTYAGNNPLRYTDPTGHFRLNFGKFFRRAFGDVGTAIVGVAIQFGVPYVGPLAGTAILTQSRTGRYVLAGEIIAATTAVAFACPACSPGVVAAAKGALVGEVITGGFGGYSAARSGGDISQGVLFGVAAGGLAGGAAGYTSWAFPVSTLGKFAWSAEYLLDLGAFVGAHALAGAGVGVASGATTGYASGAGDWEAILTGSYRGAAIGAALGTVLAGAEYHFRDFALPGLHPAVDARSHRLLGIFAANGVLAFAETSALAVGSGLELTQGTLSRFVGAEVEKQLRKGVKGHCTVPLEGGLNCGTGLP
- a CDS encoding transposase, whose product is MSDAEHWHLLLWPRQDGELSEIVRWITVTHTRRWHAPRNTAGTGPVYQGRFKSFPVQTDAHFLTVARYVESNARRAKLVTRAEDWPWSSLWRRTQGDPKLAAFLWPVERPQNWVACVNQAETATELEALRTNVQRGRPFGTEAWVARTAKRLGLESTLRPCGRPKALEK